Proteins encoded by one window of Flagellimonas lutaonensis:
- a CDS encoding DUF3995 domain-containing protein — MENAFTLIIGIILLSLGFLHMYWGFFGIKHPEKVLPRPKDQEQVALPGKTATFLVGSVLLLFALLFIAKLFNLIVADWLVYAHIFIGLLFLARAVGDFRHIGFFKTIKDTPFAKMDNRYYSPLCLLVAILIAISLQ; from the coding sequence ATGGAAAATGCCTTCACCCTGATCATTGGCATCATCCTACTATCGCTGGGTTTTCTGCATATGTATTGGGGCTTTTTTGGCATCAAACACCCCGAAAAGGTGCTGCCACGGCCAAAAGACCAAGAACAGGTGGCCCTGCCGGGTAAAACTGCCACTTTTTTGGTGGGTTCCGTTTTGCTGTTGTTTGCCCTACTCTTTATTGCAAAACTGTTCAACCTTATTGTGGCCGATTGGTTGGTGTATGCACACATTTTCATTGGCCTGCTCTTTCTTGCAAGGGCCGTGGGCGATTTTAGACATATAGGCTTTTTTAAAACTATTAAAGACACCCCGTTTGCCAAGATGGACAATCGCTACTACAGCCCTCTATGTCTTCTGGTGGCCATCCTCATTGCAATTTCACTACAATGA
- a CDS encoding quinone-dependent dihydroorotate dehydrogenase, whose amino-acid sequence MYKFFLRPLLFLLDAETAHHVTFFAIRLLSKLGITSLFRKICVVEDPRLEREVFGLRFKNPVGLAAGFDKDAKLYNELSDFGFGFVEIGTLTPKPQPGNPKKRLFRLKEDKAIINRMGFNNSGVFDAVERLKKEHRVLIGGNIGKNKVTPNEEAAKDYLICFDALFEHVDYFVVNVSSPNTPGLRELQEKEPLMELLKIMKRENKKYAAKFKTAEKPILLKIAPDLSEEQLMDIIYIVKATQLDGVIATNTTIERKGLKSHLTLAEEKGGLSGKPLAQRSTEVIRFLAEKSNKAFPIIGVGGIHSPEDALEKLDAGADLVQLYTGFIYEGPSLVKKINKSILERA is encoded by the coding sequence ATGTACAAGTTTTTCTTGCGTCCATTGTTGTTTTTGTTGGATGCTGAAACCGCCCATCATGTTACCTTTTTTGCGATTAGGCTGTTGTCAAAGTTGGGCATCACATCCTTATTTCGGAAGATATGCGTGGTTGAAGACCCTCGTCTTGAAAGGGAGGTATTTGGCCTACGGTTCAAGAATCCCGTGGGTTTGGCGGCCGGTTTTGATAAGGATGCAAAGCTCTACAACGAACTTTCGGATTTTGGTTTTGGTTTTGTGGAAATAGGAACCCTTACGCCAAAGCCCCAACCGGGCAACCCGAAGAAAAGACTGTTCCGCCTAAAGGAAGACAAGGCTATCATCAACCGTATGGGCTTCAACAATTCTGGGGTGTTTGATGCGGTAGAAAGGCTCAAAAAAGAGCATAGGGTGTTGATCGGGGGCAATATTGGCAAAAACAAAGTAACGCCCAATGAAGAGGCGGCCAAAGACTATCTCATTTGTTTCGATGCCCTTTTTGAACATGTCGATTATTTTGTGGTCAACGTCAGTTCTCCCAATACACCCGGTCTGCGCGAATTACAGGAGAAAGAGCCTTTGATGGAGCTTTTAAAAATCATGAAGCGCGAGAATAAGAAATATGCCGCCAAGTTCAAGACCGCCGAAAAGCCGATTCTCTTGAAAATTGCACCAGACCTCTCCGAAGAACAGTTGATGGATATCATATATATCGTGAAGGCGACCCAATTAGACGGTGTCATAGCCACCAATACCACTATTGAGCGTAAAGGCCTAAAGTCGCACCTTACCTTGGCCGAGGAAAAAGGCGGCCTTAGCGGCAAGCCCTTGGCCCAAAGAAGTACTGAGGTCATTCGGTTTTTGGCCGAAAAAAGCAACAAGGCATTTCCGATCATCGGGGTTGGGGGCATTCATTCGCCAGAAGATGCCCTTGAAAAGCTTGATGCCGGGGCAGACTTGGTGCAGCTCTACACCGGATTTATCTATGAGGGGCCTTCCTTGGTAAAAAAAATAAACAAGTCCATTCTTGAAAGGGCCTAA
- a CDS encoding LysE family translocator — protein MNLEILVAFVMASAALAISPGPDNIFVLAQSVSYGRKYGLATVVGLVSGCLVHTTLLAFGVSAIINKSDMLFWIIKLFGAAYLLYLAYKVFKSGGSIDVAESSVSPKGLKDLFVTGFTMNVLNPKVTIFFLAFFPGFLFSETLGTVWQFYILGLLFMAVTFFIFGGIAVLAGSIAEYLKKHPNTGTFLKWLQIVVFVGIAAYLLLSDK, from the coding sequence TTGAACCTCGAAATACTTGTAGCTTTTGTAATGGCTTCTGCCGCTTTGGCCATATCGCCGGGGCCCGATAATATATTTGTACTGGCCCAGAGCGTTTCATATGGTAGAAAATACGGTCTGGCCACAGTTGTGGGGCTTGTAAGCGGTTGTTTGGTGCATACCACTCTGCTGGCCTTTGGGGTGTCGGCCATTATCAACAAGAGCGATATGCTTTTTTGGATCATAAAACTGTTCGGGGCCGCCTATCTACTTTACTTGGCCTATAAGGTGTTCAAGTCAGGTGGTTCCATTGATGTGGCTGAAAGCAGTGTCTCCCCAAAAGGATTGAAAGATTTGTTTGTGACCGGGTTCACCATGAACGTGTTGAATCCGAAAGTAACGATTTTCTTTTTGGCTTTTTTTCCGGGATTCCTTTTCAGCGAGACCTTGGGCACCGTTTGGCAATTTTACATTTTGGGCTTGTTGTTTATGGCGGTTACCTTTTTTATTTTTGGGGGAATTGCCGTTTTGGCGGGAAGCATAGCCGAATATCTTAAAAAACACCCCAACACCGGAACTTTTCTAAAATGGTTGCAGATAGTGGTCTTTGTGGGCATAGCCGCCTACCTGCTGCTATCTGATAAATAG
- a CDS encoding hydroxymethylglutaryl-CoA lyase, whose product MPEQVKIIECPRDAMQGIKTFIPTKEKVRYIQSLLGCGFDTIDFGSFVSPKAIPQMADTAEVLVQLDLSKTRSKLLAIVANVRGANDACQHQPIDYLGYPFSISENFQMRNTHKTIAQSVDTLKEILEIANRAEKEVVTYISMGFGNPYGDPWNVEIVGEWTEKLAGMGVKILSLSDTIGSSTPEVIDYLFSNLIPKYPHIEFGAHLHTTPSKWHEKVDAAYKAGCRRFDGAVQGFGGCPMAKDELTGNMPTEKMLSYFTAAKAETNVNWMVFEAAYNKATELFSAYK is encoded by the coding sequence ATGCCCGAACAGGTAAAGATTATCGAATGCCCGCGAGATGCCATGCAAGGCATCAAGACCTTTATTCCCACCAAAGAAAAAGTACGCTACATACAGTCGCTTTTAGGGTGTGGATTCGATACCATTGATTTTGGCAGTTTTGTATCCCCCAAGGCCATACCGCAAATGGCCGATACCGCAGAGGTATTAGTGCAGCTTGATCTTTCCAAGACGCGGAGCAAATTGCTGGCCATCGTGGCCAATGTACGTGGTGCAAACGATGCCTGCCAGCACCAGCCCATTGATTATTTGGGGTACCCCTTCTCGATTTCCGAGAATTTTCAAATGCGGAACACGCACAAGACCATTGCCCAGTCGGTAGATACCCTTAAAGAAATATTGGAGATTGCCAACAGGGCAGAAAAAGAGGTGGTTACCTATATTTCAATGGGGTTTGGCAATCCGTATGGTGACCCCTGGAATGTGGAAATAGTGGGGGAGTGGACAGAGAAGCTTGCGGGTATGGGCGTAAAGATCTTGTCGCTTTCAGATACTATTGGCAGCTCAACGCCCGAAGTTATAGATTACCTGTTCTCGAACCTCATACCCAAATATCCACACATTGAGTTTGGTGCCCATTTACATACGACCCCCAGTAAATGGCACGAGAAGGTCGATGCCGCCTACAAGGCCGGTTGTCGCCGGTTTGATGGGGCCGTGCAGGGTTTTGGGGGCTGCCCCATGGCAAAAGACGAACTTACCGGCAATATGCCCACCGAAAAGATGCTTTCTTACTTTACGGCAGCCAAGGCCGAAACCAATGTCAACTGGATGGTCTTCGAGGCTGCCTACAATAAGGCTACCGAACTATTTTCTGCCTACAAATAA
- the lysA gene encoding diaminopimelate decarboxylase, whose protein sequence is MKSTDLLKVARDFGAPVYVYDSEKIASQFNRLSNAFKGVENLRLNYAAKALSNITILRLMNSLGSGLDTVSIQEVKLGLLAGFKPEAIIYTPNGVSLEEIEEAAALGVQINIDNLSILEQFGSKHPDIPVCIRINPHVMAGGNSNISVGHIDSKFGISIHQIPHLLRIVELTKMNINGIHMHTGSDILDIDVFLYASEILFETARNFKDLEFIDFGSGFKVPYKEGDIQTNVEELGKKLTTRFNEFCDEYGKQLTLAFEPGKFLVSEAGYFLAKVNVVKQTTSTVFASVDSGFNHLIRPMLYGASHEIVNISNPKGRERYYSVVGYICETDTFGSNRRINEITEGDILCFKNAGAYCFTMASNYNSRYRPAEVLWHQNKAYLIREREDFDDILNNQIDVKELFSTRKERVSAK, encoded by the coding sequence GTTCAATCGTTTGTCGAATGCTTTCAAAGGTGTTGAAAACCTACGATTGAACTATGCGGCCAAGGCACTTTCGAACATCACGATCTTACGTTTGATGAACAGTTTGGGCAGTGGCCTTGATACCGTATCCATCCAAGAGGTGAAACTTGGCCTATTGGCAGGTTTTAAGCCTGAGGCCATTATTTATACCCCGAACGGCGTGTCGTTGGAAGAAATTGAGGAAGCCGCCGCTTTGGGGGTTCAGATCAATATCGACAACCTTTCGATATTGGAACAGTTTGGAAGCAAGCATCCCGACATACCTGTTTGCATACGAATAAATCCGCATGTCATGGCCGGGGGCAATTCGAACATATCGGTTGGGCATATCGACTCTAAGTTTGGTATCAGTATCCATCAGATACCACATCTTCTTCGTATCGTTGAGCTGACCAAAATGAACATCAACGGCATTCACATGCATACTGGCAGTGATATTCTTGACATCGATGTGTTTCTCTATGCCTCTGAAATACTTTTTGAGACAGCTAGAAATTTTAAGGACCTTGAGTTCATCGATTTCGGCAGTGGTTTTAAGGTGCCTTACAAAGAGGGGGATATTCAGACCAATGTAGAGGAATTGGGCAAAAAATTGACGACGCGCTTCAACGAATTCTGCGATGAGTATGGCAAACAACTTACACTCGCTTTTGAGCCCGGTAAGTTCTTGGTGAGCGAAGCTGGTTATTTCTTGGCCAAGGTAAACGTTGTAAAACAGACGACTTCGACCGTTTTTGCCAGTGTGGATTCTGGTTTCAACCACCTGATACGGCCAATGTTGTACGGGGCCTCCCACGAAATAGTCAATATTTCAAATCCCAAGGGGCGCGAGCGTTATTACTCGGTGGTAGGGTATATCTGCGAAACCGATACATTTGGCAGCAATCGCAGGATCAACGAAATCACCGAAGGTGACATTCTCTGTTTCAAAAATGCGGGTGCCTATTGTTTTACCATGGCCAGCAACTACAACTCACGTTACCGTCCGGCAGAGGTGCTTTGGCACCAGAACAAGGCATATTTGATTCGTGAACGTGAAGATTTCGACGACATCTTGAACAATCAAATAGATGTGAAAGAACTTTTCTCGACTCGAAAAGAACGGGTTTCGGCAAAATAG
- a CDS encoding Dabb family protein codes for MAEIKAYEWGPNNSPEGLDKGFTHCFFVTFENEAGRDVYLPHPDHQKFVALASPHIEDVLVVDYWTLSD; via the coding sequence ATTGCCGAAATAAAAGCCTATGAATGGGGACCCAACAATAGTCCTGAAGGATTGGACAAGGGTTTTACCCATTGTTTTTTCGTGACTTTCGAAAACGAGGCCGGCCGTGATGTATATCTACCACACCCTGACCACCAAAAGTTTGTCGCCCTGGCCTCACCACACATTGAGGATGTTTTGGTAGTGGACTATTGGACTCTTTCAGATTAG
- a CDS encoding TonB-dependent receptor family protein, translated as MNKTVTLFALFAFVGVWAQQTPQAMDSVRLNEVVISAKKIFGSKFEARNRTGSSYYISPEEIKKFNYTDVNRTLRSVPGVNVYEEDGFGLRPNISLRGTSPERSAKITLMEDGVLIAPAPYSAPSAYYFPTIARMQAVEILKGSSQIQYGPYTTGGAINMLSTEVPDTFSAVLNSSYGSFQSGRVHALLGDSKKNFGYAIEYLNYNSNGFKELDNGADTGFDKNDLMAKFRVNTNPEAKVGHEFELKFQYSDETSNETYLGLAQQDFEDTPFRRYAGSQIDEMNTEHMQFMGTHTLKFSDYFVITTTGYYNDFSRNWYKLDYVTIDGEREGISNILEAPNTLVAHYDLVRGAINSDADDLLAVKANNRDYLSTGVQTKLDYHWTGEKTFHDIEVGLRYHYDEEDRFQWVDDYAMNNGNMTLVNAGVPGTNANRISDARAFAAYAQYKLKYNDLTLTPGLRYENITLSRANYGSNDVARTGVDLSERENKVDVFIPGIGFNYNFDNISVFGGVHKGFSPPSNQPGEKPEESINYELGSRFSYAGFTGEVVGFYNDYSNLLGSDLAATGGTGSLDQFNAGEVKVQGVEVLLNYNLLPNAKNFILPVTFGYTFTDTEFLNSFGSENDIWGEVNVGDELPYIAKHQFNTTLSLEHSKYEVNLSVRYNGEFRTQAGSGPIPASERVDSNFIFDLAGKYRLGNHLALTANVINLFDETYAVARVPAGLRPGHPFGIYAGFELRY; from the coding sequence ATGAACAAGACGGTAACGCTCTTCGCATTATTTGCTTTCGTGGGTGTTTGGGCACAGCAAACTCCCCAAGCTATGGATTCAGTTAGGTTAAATGAAGTGGTGATCTCGGCCAAGAAAATTTTTGGCAGCAAGTTCGAGGCCCGAAACAGAACAGGGTCTTCCTACTATATTTCACCAGAGGAAATCAAAAAGTTCAATTATACCGATGTCAACCGCACCTTGAGAAGCGTACCAGGGGTCAACGTGTATGAGGAGGATGGTTTCGGACTTCGTCCCAATATCAGCCTCCGCGGTACTTCGCCAGAAAGGAGTGCAAAAATCACCTTGATGGAAGATGGCGTATTGATAGCCCCCGCCCCTTATAGTGCCCCTTCGGCCTATTACTTTCCTACGATAGCACGCATGCAGGCGGTTGAAATCTTAAAAGGGAGTAGCCAAATCCAGTATGGCCCCTACACCACTGGGGGTGCCATCAATATGCTTTCAACAGAAGTGCCCGACACCTTTAGCGCCGTGTTGAACTCGAGCTATGGCAGCTTTCAAAGTGGAAGGGTTCACGCCTTGCTGGGCGATAGCAAGAAAAACTTTGGTTATGCCATCGAATACCTAAACTATAATTCCAACGGCTTTAAAGAGCTTGACAATGGTGCCGATACCGGTTTTGACAAAAACGATTTGATGGCCAAATTCAGGGTCAACACCAATCCCGAGGCAAAGGTGGGACACGAATTCGAACTGAAGTTCCAGTATTCGGATGAAACCTCGAACGAAACGTATTTGGGATTGGCCCAACAAGATTTCGAAGACACTCCCTTTAGGCGATATGCCGGATCCCAAATTGATGAAATGAATACCGAGCATATGCAGTTTATGGGTACGCACACCTTAAAGTTCAGTGACTATTTTGTAATAACCACCACGGGGTACTACAACGATTTTAGTCGCAACTGGTATAAACTTGACTATGTGACCATTGATGGTGAACGCGAGGGCATCTCCAATATTTTGGAAGCCCCCAATACCCTTGTTGCCCATTACGACCTTGTGAGGGGCGCGATCAATAGCGATGCGGACGATCTGTTGGCGGTCAAGGCCAATAACCGCGATTATCTATCGACCGGTGTACAGACAAAACTCGATTATCATTGGACCGGCGAGAAAACCTTTCATGATATAGAAGTGGGGCTTCGCTACCACTATGACGAAGAAGACCGCTTTCAATGGGTTGATGACTATGCTATGAACAACGGTAATATGACTTTGGTCAACGCTGGGGTACCCGGCACCAATGCAAATCGCATCAGCGATGCCCGTGCCTTTGCCGCATATGCCCAGTATAAGCTCAAATACAACGACCTTACATTAACGCCCGGGCTTCGGTATGAAAACATTACGCTTTCACGGGCCAACTATGGAAGCAATGATGTGGCGCGTACGGGGGTCGATCTTTCCGAAAGGGAGAACAAAGTGGATGTCTTCATTCCCGGAATCGGTTTCAACTATAACTTTGACAACATCTCAGTTTTCGGTGGTGTCCACAAAGGATTCTCACCACCTAGCAACCAACCTGGCGAGAAACCCGAGGAAAGCATCAATTATGAATTGGGAAGCCGTTTCTCTTACGCCGGATTTACAGGTGAAGTGGTCGGTTTCTATAACGACTACAGCAACCTATTGGGCAGCGACCTTGCAGCCACGGGCGGCACAGGAAGTCTAGACCAGTTCAATGCAGGTGAGGTAAAAGTACAGGGTGTGGAAGTGCTGCTGAACTACAACCTATTGCCCAATGCCAAGAATTTTATTCTGCCCGTTACTTTTGGCTATACGTTTACGGATACAGAATTTTTGAACAGTTTTGGAAGTGAAAACGATATCTGGGGCGAGGTCAATGTGGGCGATGAGTTGCCCTATATTGCAAAGCACCAATTCAACACCACACTTTCACTGGAACATTCAAAATACGAGGTCAACCTAAGCGTCCGTTATAACGGTGAGTTTAGAACTCAGGCCGGTTCTGGGCCTATTCCGGCCAGTGAAAGGGTTGATTCCAACTTTATTTTTGACTTGGCAGGTAAATACCGATTGGGCAACCATTTGGCACTTACGGCCAACGTTATCAACCTATTTGACGAAACCTATGCCGTGGCCAGGGTACCGGCCGGACTGCGCCCTGGACATCCTTTTGGAATCTATGCCGGTTTTGAACTTCGGTATTAG
- the guaB gene encoding IMP dehydrogenase, translating into MEAHLQKIVGEGLTYDDVLLVPAYSQVLPREVNIQTKFTGNITINVPIVSAAMDTVTESKMAIAMAREGGIGVLHKNMTIEQQAMKVRKVKRAESGMILDPVTLPIDAVVRDAKASMKEHSIGGIPIVDKDQKLLGIVTNRDLRFEKNNDRPITEVMTSENLVTAKKGTTLTEAEDILQENKIEKLPVVDDDYKLVGLITFRDITKLTQKPIANKDQYGRLRVAAAIGVTSDAVDRAGALVKAGVDAVVIDTAHGHTKGVVTILKEVKKAYPNLEVVVGNIATGEAAKYLVKAGADAVKVGIGPGSICTTRVVAGVGFPQFSAVLEVAAAIKGSGVPVIADGGIRYTGDIPKAIAAGADSVMLGSLLAGTKESPGETIIYEGRKFKSYRGMGSVEAMKEGSKDRYFQDVEDDIKKLVPEGIVGRVPYKGDLYESMHQFIGGLRAGMGYCGAKDIAALKENGRFVKITSSGINESHPHDVTITKESPNYSR; encoded by the coding sequence ATGGAAGCCCACCTCCAAAAAATTGTCGGCGAAGGTCTCACTTACGATGATGTTCTTTTAGTGCCGGCTTATTCCCAAGTACTTCCCCGCGAGGTAAATATTCAAACAAAATTCACCGGTAACATAACCATCAACGTGCCCATAGTTTCAGCCGCTATGGATACCGTTACCGAGTCAAAAATGGCTATTGCCATGGCACGTGAAGGTGGTATTGGGGTGCTGCATAAAAATATGACCATCGAGCAGCAGGCCATGAAGGTTCGAAAGGTAAAACGTGCTGAAAGCGGCATGATCTTGGATCCTGTAACCCTGCCGATAGATGCCGTGGTGCGCGATGCGAAGGCCAGTATGAAAGAGCACAGTATCGGGGGAATCCCCATCGTGGATAAAGATCAAAAATTGCTCGGTATAGTCACCAATCGCGACCTCCGTTTTGAAAAAAACAACGACCGGCCCATTACAGAGGTGATGACCTCAGAGAATTTGGTCACTGCCAAAAAGGGCACTACGCTTACCGAGGCCGAAGATATTCTTCAAGAGAATAAAATCGAAAAACTACCTGTGGTCGATGACGATTATAAATTGGTTGGCCTGATTACGTTTCGCGATATAACGAAGCTTACCCAAAAGCCCATAGCCAACAAAGACCAGTATGGGCGGTTGCGGGTCGCTGCTGCCATTGGCGTTACATCCGATGCCGTCGATAGGGCGGGGGCCTTGGTCAAAGCAGGTGTTGACGCCGTGGTAATCGATACGGCCCATGGGCATACCAAAGGGGTGGTCACCATTTTAAAGGAAGTCAAAAAAGCCTATCCTAATTTGGAAGTGGTGGTGGGCAACATTGCTACCGGAGAGGCGGCCAAATATTTGGTCAAGGCCGGTGCAGACGCTGTTAAGGTGGGTATTGGTCCGGGATCCATCTGCACTACCCGTGTGGTGGCAGGTGTCGGTTTTCCCCAGTTTTCGGCCGTGCTAGAAGTGGCTGCGGCCATAAAGGGCAGTGGTGTTCCCGTGATTGCCGATGGAGGCATACGGTATACCGGTGATATACCCAAGGCCATTGCGGCAGGCGCCGATAGTGTGATGCTCGGCTCATTGTTGGCCGGTACCAAAGAGTCACCGGGCGAGACCATTATCTATGAAGGCCGTAAGTTTAAAAGCTACCGGGGCATGGGCTCGGTCGAGGCCATGAAAGAGGGTAGCAAAGACCGCTATTTCCAAGATGTGGAAGACGACATTAAAAAATTGGTGCCCGAGGGCATTGTGGGGCGTGTGCCCTACAAGGGCGATCTGTACGAAAGCATGCACCAGTTTATCGGCGGACTCAGGGCCGGTATGGGCTACTGTGGCGCCAAAGATATTGCCGCCCTTAAAGAGAATGGCCGTTTTGTAAAGATAACTTCCAGTGGTATCAACGAAAGCCACCCGCATGATGTGACCATCACCAAAGAGAGTCCGAACTATAGCAGGTAG
- a CDS encoding VOC family protein produces the protein MEFKAIDLEEIKRFYTECFGWSFTDYGPTYTAFSNSGLEGGFEKTQEMITNGVLVVLYSENLEEIKKVIAMAGGQISKDIFSFPGGRRFHFLDPSGNELAIWSDKV, from the coding sequence GTGGAATTCAAGGCTATTGACCTTGAAGAAATTAAAAGGTTCTACACCGAATGTTTTGGCTGGAGCTTTACAGACTATGGGCCTACCTATACTGCTTTTTCAAATAGCGGTCTTGAAGGCGGATTTGAAAAGACGCAAGAAATGATAACCAATGGCGTTCTTGTGGTTTTATACAGCGAGAACCTTGAAGAGATCAAAAAGGTTATTGCTATGGCAGGTGGTCAAATATCAAAAGACATTTTTTCTTTTCCGGGTGGAAGGAGATTTCACTTCCTTGACCCTTCTGGAAATGAGCTTGCCATTTGGTCAGATAAAGTTTAG
- the pepT gene encoding peptidase T, which yields MDKLLPRFLEYVAIDTQSDPRADTVPSTKKQWDLAKKLVMELQHIGMQEVSIDENAYIMATLPSNTDKKVPTIGFIAHFDTSPDFSGKNVKPRVIENYDGGDIVLNKKKNIVLSPDYFADLTQYVGQTLITTDGTTLLGADDKAGVAEIITAMEYLIQHPEIKHGKIRIGFTPDEEIGKGAHHFDVEKFGAAWAYTIDGSQVGELEYENFNAARATVTFSGKSVHPGYAKNKMVNAIALANEFLSLLPKKEVPEMTTGREGFFHVHEIKGTIEKASVDLIIRDHDPEHFEARKELLYDIQDKINSRIENVVSVVIEDQYKNMREKIEPVFHIVEIAEEAMHQLGIEPIIKPIRGGTDGSQLSFMGLPCPNIFAGGHNFHGKYEYIPLESMQKAVEVIVKICELTAERFRD from the coding sequence ATGGACAAATTATTGCCGCGATTTCTTGAATACGTGGCCATTGATACCCAGAGCGATCCCCGCGCAGATACGGTTCCCAGCACCAAAAAACAATGGGACCTCGCCAAAAAATTGGTTATGGAACTTCAGCATATAGGCATGCAAGAGGTTTCCATAGATGAAAATGCATACATCATGGCAACCCTGCCGTCAAACACCGACAAGAAGGTTCCGACCATCGGATTTATTGCCCATTTCGATACCTCCCCTGATTTTTCGGGAAAGAACGTAAAACCACGGGTCATTGAAAATTATGATGGCGGCGATATTGTGCTGAACAAGAAAAAAAATATCGTGTTGTCTCCCGACTACTTCGCAGACCTCACACAATATGTTGGGCAAACTTTGATAACCACAGACGGTACTACTTTATTGGGAGCCGATGACAAGGCCGGGGTTGCAGAGATCATTACTGCAATGGAATACTTGATACAACACCCAGAAATCAAGCATGGCAAAATTAGGATCGGCTTTACCCCGGATGAAGAAATAGGTAAGGGGGCACATCATTTTGATGTGGAAAAATTTGGGGCCGCATGGGCCTATACCATAGACGGAAGCCAAGTGGGCGAGTTGGAATATGAAAACTTCAACGCTGCAAGGGCCACCGTGACCTTTTCAGGAAAAAGTGTGCACCCAGGCTACGCCAAGAACAAAATGGTCAATGCCATTGCACTAGCAAACGAATTTTTAAGCCTTTTGCCAAAAAAGGAAGTGCCTGAAATGACTACTGGTCGTGAAGGTTTTTTTCATGTGCACGAAATCAAGGGGACAATCGAGAAAGCCAGCGTAGACCTGATTATCCGAGACCATGACCCTGAACACTTTGAGGCCAGAAAAGAATTGTTATACGATATTCAGGACAAAATTAATTCACGGATAGAGAATGTCGTATCGGTGGTGATTGAAGATCAATACAAAAATATGCGCGAAAAGATAGAACCTGTCTTCCATATTGTGGAAATCGCCGAGGAAGCCATGCACCAACTTGGCATTGAGCCCATAATAAAGCCCATTAGGGGCGGCACCGATGGCTCTCAGCTAAGTTTTATGGGGTTGCCCTGCCCCAATATTTTTGCCGGCGGCCATAATTTTCATGGCAAGTATGAGTACATACCTCTTGAGAGCATGCAAAAAGCGGTCGAGGTTATAGTGAAAATTTGCGAACTTACAGCGGAAAGGTTTAGGGATTGA
- a CDS encoding thioredoxin family protein, with product MRTITFVLTLLFATTISAQEINWLTWKEAVALTKNEGNTKKVFVDVYTDWCGWCKKMDKDTFQNPEVAAYMQANFHMVKMDAEGKEPIEYNGKTFKYVPSGRRGYHELAAALLQGRLSYPTVVFLDENLNMLSPVPGYQKVEPFLQIARYFGDDIYKTQDWKSYSGVGK from the coding sequence ATGCGGACGATAACTTTTGTATTGACCTTACTTTTTGCGACCACTATAAGCGCCCAAGAGATCAACTGGTTGACATGGAAAGAGGCCGTGGCCCTAACCAAAAATGAAGGAAACACCAAAAAGGTGTTTGTTGATGTGTACACCGATTGGTGCGGTTGGTGCAAAAAAATGGACAAAGACACCTTTCAAAATCCAGAAGTGGCAGCCTATATGCAAGCCAACTTTCATATGGTAAAAATGGATGCCGAGGGCAAAGAACCCATAGAATACAACGGCAAAACCTTTAAATATGTGCCCTCGGGCAGGCGGGGCTACCATGAACTGGCAGCGGCTTTATTGCAGGGCCGTTTAAGCTACCCGACTGTGGTATTCTTAGATGAAAACCTGAACATGCTCTCCCCCGTTCCCGGTTACCAAAAGGTTGAGCCCTTTCTACAGATTGCCCGTTATTTTGGCGATGACATCTACAAGACCCAAGACTGGAAAAGTTATTCAGGGGTGGGGAAATAA